From Mycolicibacterium nivoides, a single genomic window includes:
- the metG gene encoding methionine--tRNA ligase, translated as MSEPFYITTAIAYPNGAPHIGHAYEYVATDAIARFKRLDGFDVRYLTGTDVHGQKMAETAAAEGISAAELANRNSDVFQRLQEKLNISFDRFIRTSDADHYEASKEIWRRMNEAGDIYLGAYSGWYSVRDERFFAEDETTEGPDGTRTAIETGTPVTWTEEQTYFFRLSDYAERLLAHYQAHPEFIGPDVRRNEIVSFVSGGLKDLSISRTTFDWGVPVPDHPDHVMYVWVDALTNYLTGVGFPDETSQTFQKYWPAKLHMIGKDIIRFHTVYWPAFLMSAGIALPERVFAHGFINVKGEKMSKSVGNVVDPIALVDTFGLDQVRYFFLREVSFGQDGSYSEEAIIGRINADLANELGNLAQRSLSMVAKNLDGVVPDPGPFTDDDTALLSAADALLEQVRAHYEVPAMHLALEAIWSVLGAANRYFSAQEPWVLRKSEDAADQQRFGTVLYTTLEVVRIATLLTQPVMPDSTAKLLDLLGQPSDARDFDSIGTRIKPGTELPAPTGVFPRYQMD; from the coding sequence ATGAGTGAGCCTTTCTACATAACTACGGCCATCGCCTATCCCAACGGTGCGCCGCACATCGGGCACGCCTACGAGTACGTCGCCACCGATGCGATCGCCCGGTTCAAACGACTCGACGGCTTCGACGTGCGCTACCTGACCGGTACCGACGTCCACGGCCAGAAGATGGCCGAGACGGCCGCAGCCGAGGGCATCTCGGCAGCCGAGCTCGCCAACCGCAACTCCGATGTGTTCCAGCGGCTGCAGGAGAAGCTCAACATCTCCTTCGACCGGTTCATCCGCACCTCCGACGCCGATCACTATGAGGCGTCCAAGGAGATCTGGCGCCGGATGAACGAGGCCGGGGATATCTACCTGGGCGCCTACTCCGGCTGGTACTCGGTGCGCGACGAGCGCTTCTTCGCCGAGGACGAGACCACCGAAGGGCCCGACGGCACCCGCACCGCGATCGAGACGGGCACGCCGGTCACCTGGACCGAAGAACAGACCTACTTCTTCCGGTTGTCGGACTACGCCGAGCGACTGTTGGCCCACTACCAGGCCCACCCCGAATTCATCGGGCCCGATGTGCGCCGCAACGAGATCGTCAGCTTCGTCTCCGGCGGGCTGAAGGATCTGTCGATCTCGCGCACCACGTTCGATTGGGGCGTGCCGGTCCCCGACCACCCCGACCACGTGATGTACGTGTGGGTGGACGCGCTGACCAACTACCTGACCGGCGTGGGCTTTCCGGACGAGACATCGCAGACCTTTCAAAAGTACTGGCCGGCCAAGCTGCACATGATCGGCAAGGACATCATCCGGTTCCACACCGTGTACTGGCCGGCGTTCCTGATGTCGGCCGGGATCGCGCTGCCCGAACGGGTTTTCGCGCACGGCTTCATCAACGTCAAGGGCGAGAAGATGAGCAAGTCGGTCGGCAACGTCGTCGACCCGATCGCGCTCGTCGACACCTTCGGGCTCGATCAGGTGCGGTACTTCTTCCTGCGCGAGGTGTCCTTCGGCCAGGACGGCAGCTACAGCGAGGAAGCCATCATCGGCCGGATCAACGCCGACCTGGCCAATGAGCTGGGCAACCTGGCGCAGCGCTCGCTGTCGATGGTGGCCAAGAACCTCGACGGCGTGGTGCCCGACCCGGGACCGTTCACCGACGACGACACGGCGCTGTTGAGCGCGGCCGACGCCCTGCTCGAGCAGGTGCGCGCGCACTACGAGGTGCCGGCGATGCACCTTGCGCTGGAAGCCATCTGGTCGGTGCTGGGCGCGGCGAACCGCTATTTCTCCGCGCAGGAGCCGTGGGTGCTGCGCAAGTCCGAGGACGCGGCCGACCAGCAGCGGTTCGGTACGGTGCTCTACACGACGCTCGAAGTGGTGCGCATCGCGACGCTGCTCACGCAGCCGGTGATGCCGGACTCGACGGCCAAGCTGCTCGACCTGCTCGGCCAGCCGTCCGACGCACGCGACTTCGACTCGATCGGTACCCGGATCAAGCCCGGTACCGAATTGCCCGCTCCGACTGGGGTTTTCCCCCGCTACCAGATGGACTGA
- a CDS encoding DUF6611 family protein produces MDGIRLLSPLLDGSREWGCVQVRPGRFGITYYRLVVYPPGIGTAERRLVRLARGWPLWGMFVWLLCQLWLSGQMSPWPAFGVSTAVFLTTGAVALGLSGGAYHRVRTLSAATMAGCDDPGSAAARERLVVLAAELLHADECRDRGDITAVDHELIWWRVYDRMHADKPANTQHSN; encoded by the coding sequence ATGGACGGCATCCGGCTACTGAGCCCATTGCTCGACGGTTCCCGGGAGTGGGGTTGCGTGCAGGTCAGGCCCGGCCGTTTCGGCATCACCTACTACCGGCTGGTGGTGTACCCGCCCGGCATCGGTACCGCCGAGCGCCGCCTGGTGCGACTGGCCCGGGGCTGGCCGCTGTGGGGAATGTTCGTGTGGCTGCTGTGCCAGCTGTGGCTGAGCGGGCAGATGTCGCCCTGGCCGGCGTTCGGCGTGTCCACCGCGGTGTTCCTCACCACCGGAGCCGTCGCGCTCGGACTGTCCGGCGGTGCGTACCACCGCGTGCGAACACTGAGCGCGGCGACGATGGCCGGTTGCGACGATCCGGGATCGGCAGCCGCCCGCGAGCGCCTGGTCGTGCTGGCCGCGGAGCTGCTACACGCCGACGAATGCCGCGACCGCGGGGACATCACCGCCGTCGACCACGAGCTGATCTGGTGGCGGGTCTATGACCGGATGCATGCCGACAAGCCCGCGAATACTCAGCACAGCAACTGA
- a CDS encoding fatty acyl-AMP ligase: MSRFTEKMFRNARESKRGMVTGEPHEPVRHTWGEVHERARRIAGGLAAAGIGHGDAVGVLAGFPVEIAPTAQGVWMRGASLTMLHQPTPRTDLAVWAEDTMNVIGMIEADAVVVSEPFLVAIPVLEEKGIKVVKIADLLAADPIDPVETGEDDLALMQLTSGSTGSPKAVQITHRNIHSNAEAMFIGAEYDVDKDVMVSWLPCFHDMGMVGFLTIPMYFGAELVKVTPMDFLRDTLLWAKLITKYKGTMTAAPNFAYALFAKRLRRQAKPGEYDLSTLRFALSGAEPVEPADVEDLLDAGKPFGLPSSAILPAYGMAETCLAVSFSPCNAGLVVDEVDADLLAALRRAVPATKGNTRRLASLGPLLKDLEARVVDEHGDVMPARGVGVIELRGESLTPGYITMGGFLPAQDEHGWYDTGDLGYITEEGNVIVCGRVKDVIIMAGRNIYPTDIERAAGRVEGVRPGCAVAVRLDAGHSRETFAVAVESNAWQDPAEVRRIEHQVAHEVVSEVDMRPRNVVVLGPGSIPKTPSGKLRRANSVSLVT, translated from the coding sequence GTGAGCAGATTCACCGAGAAGATGTTCCGCAACGCTCGTGAGAGCAAGCGCGGCATGGTGACCGGTGAGCCGCATGAGCCGGTTCGCCACACCTGGGGTGAGGTTCACGAGCGGGCCCGGCGCATCGCAGGCGGTCTGGCCGCCGCGGGTATCGGTCACGGCGACGCCGTCGGCGTGCTGGCCGGCTTCCCCGTCGAGATCGCGCCGACCGCGCAGGGCGTGTGGATGCGCGGCGCGAGCCTGACCATGCTGCACCAGCCGACCCCTCGCACCGACCTGGCGGTGTGGGCCGAGGACACCATGAACGTGATCGGCATGATCGAGGCCGACGCCGTCGTCGTCTCCGAGCCGTTCCTGGTGGCCATCCCGGTGCTCGAGGAAAAGGGCATCAAGGTCGTCAAGATCGCCGATCTGCTGGCCGCCGACCCGATCGACCCGGTGGAGACCGGCGAGGACGATCTGGCGCTGATGCAATTGACGTCCGGGTCTACTGGATCGCCTAAGGCAGTCCAGATCACGCACCGCAACATCCACTCCAATGCCGAGGCGATGTTCATCGGCGCGGAGTACGACGTCGACAAGGACGTCATGGTGAGCTGGCTGCCCTGCTTCCACGACATGGGCATGGTCGGCTTCCTGACCATCCCGATGTACTTCGGCGCCGAGCTCGTCAAGGTCACGCCGATGGACTTCCTGCGCGACACGCTGCTGTGGGCGAAGCTCATCACCAAGTACAAGGGCACCATGACCGCGGCGCCGAACTTCGCCTACGCGTTGTTCGCCAAGCGGTTGCGCCGTCAGGCCAAGCCGGGCGAGTACGACCTGTCCACCCTGCGGTTCGCCCTCTCGGGTGCCGAGCCGGTGGAGCCGGCCGACGTCGAGGACCTGCTCGATGCCGGCAAGCCGTTCGGCCTGCCCTCCTCGGCGATCCTGCCGGCCTATGGCATGGCCGAGACCTGCCTGGCCGTGTCGTTCTCCCCGTGCAACGCCGGCCTGGTGGTCGACGAGGTCGACGCCGACCTGCTGGCCGCGCTGCGCCGCGCCGTGCCCGCCACCAAGGGCAACACCCGCCGGCTGGCCTCACTCGGCCCGCTGCTGAAGGACCTCGAGGCCCGTGTCGTCGACGAGCACGGCGACGTGATGCCCGCCCGCGGTGTCGGCGTCATCGAGCTGCGCGGCGAATCGCTGACCCCCGGCTACATCACCATGGGCGGCTTCCTGCCGGCCCAGGATGAGCACGGCTGGTACGACACCGGCGACCTCGGGTACATCACCGAAGAGGGCAACGTCATCGTGTGTGGTCGCGTCAAGGACGTGATCATCATGGCCGGGCGCAACATCTACCCGACCGACATCGAGCGGGCCGCCGGCCGCGTCGAGGGCGTCCGCCCGGGCTGCGCCGTCGCGGTGCGGCTGGATGCCGGGCACTCGCGCGAGACATTCGCCGTCGCCGTGGAATCCAACGCCTGGCAGGATCCGGCCGAGGTGCGTCGTATCGAGCACCAGGTGGCCCACGAGGTTGTCTCCGAGGTCGACATGCGTCCCCGCAACGTCGTGGTGCTCGGCCCCGGCAGCATCCCGAAGACCCCGTCGGGCAAGCTGCGTCGCGCCAACTCGGTGTCCCTGGTCACCTAG
- a CDS encoding serine/threonine-protein kinase has protein sequence MPSAEVIVAGYTAVKVVGKGGSAVVYLARDPDGATVALKVLDDQHRQPAHLARLQREFDFARQLAHPNVVTVYASGPGWLAMEFLGGGTVNNLPDIPDRLSALTQIAGALDLAHRRGIVHCDVKPANILVDHPFSRAVLIDFGVAHSMAEDVAARLAHDRSGRMSLDPARRITRQARQPHPNIQASLPYSAPELLVGRTPSAATDQYALACTTVELLTGSPPFTAETAIALIDHQLYSRPPRISQRCSWIPHAADSIIAKAMAKEPDRRHDSCSEFVSLITGAIGSPI, from the coding sequence GTGCCCTCAGCCGAGGTGATCGTCGCGGGATACACCGCGGTGAAAGTCGTGGGGAAAGGCGGCTCCGCCGTCGTATACCTGGCCCGCGATCCCGACGGGGCCACCGTCGCACTCAAGGTGCTCGATGATCAGCACCGCCAACCGGCCCACCTCGCCCGGCTGCAACGCGAGTTCGACTTCGCCCGCCAGCTCGCCCACCCGAACGTCGTCACGGTGTACGCGTCAGGCCCGGGCTGGCTGGCGATGGAGTTCCTCGGCGGCGGCACGGTGAACAACCTGCCCGACATCCCGGACCGGCTCTCCGCGTTGACCCAGATCGCGGGGGCGCTCGATCTGGCCCACCGGCGCGGAATCGTGCACTGCGACGTCAAACCCGCCAATATCCTTGTCGATCATCCGTTTTCGAGGGCAGTGCTGATCGACTTCGGCGTCGCGCACTCGATGGCCGAGGATGTCGCCGCCCGGCTGGCCCACGATCGTTCCGGGCGCATGAGCCTCGACCCGGCCCGGCGCATCACCCGTCAGGCACGCCAGCCGCACCCGAACATCCAAGCGTCACTGCCCTATTCGGCACCAGAACTGCTCGTCGGGAGAACACCGTCGGCAGCCACGGATCAGTACGCGCTGGCGTGCACGACGGTTGAGCTGCTGACCGGGTCGCCACCTTTCACCGCGGAGACCGCAATAGCCCTGATCGACCATCAGCTGTACAGCCGACCGCCACGAATTTCGCAGCGGTGCAGCTGGATTCCACACGCGGCGGACTCGATCATCGCCAAGGCGATGGCCAAGGAACCCGACCGGCGCCACGACTCGTGTTCGGAGTTCGTCAGCTTGATCACCGGCGCGATCGGGTCCCCGATATGA
- the rsmA gene encoding 16S rRNA (adenine(1518)-N(6)/adenine(1519)-N(6))-dimethyltransferase RsmA encodes MTIRLLGRTEIRRLAKEIDFRPRKAFGQNFVHDANTVRRIVSASGIHRSDHVLEVGPGLGSLTLPLLDRGARVTAVEIDPVLAKQLPATIADHSHSEINRLTVINQDILTLMPSDLTDQPTALVANLPYNVAVPALLHLLAEFPSIRTVMVMVQAEVAERLAAEPGGKDYGVPSAKVRFYGNVRRHGMVSPTVFWPIPRVYSGLVRIDRYETSPWPTDAAFRDEVFRLIDIGFAQRRKTSRNAFADWAGSGNESAERLLAASIDPSRRGETLGIADFVRLLQRAKEAEGEAAAKVEAAQQA; translated from the coding sequence CTGACTATTCGACTGCTCGGGCGGACCGAGATACGACGCTTGGCGAAAGAAATCGACTTTCGGCCACGCAAGGCCTTTGGCCAGAACTTCGTTCACGATGCCAACACCGTTCGGCGCATTGTGTCGGCTTCCGGGATTCACCGGAGCGACCATGTGCTGGAGGTCGGACCGGGTCTGGGGTCGCTGACCCTGCCCCTGTTGGACCGTGGCGCCAGGGTGACCGCAGTGGAGATCGACCCGGTGCTGGCCAAGCAATTGCCGGCCACCATCGCCGATCACTCCCACAGCGAGATCAACCGGCTCACCGTCATCAACCAGGACATCCTGACGCTGATGCCGTCTGATCTGACCGATCAGCCGACCGCGCTCGTGGCGAACCTGCCGTACAACGTGGCGGTGCCTGCGCTGCTGCACCTGTTGGCCGAGTTCCCGTCGATCCGGACGGTGATGGTCATGGTGCAGGCAGAGGTGGCCGAGCGGCTGGCGGCTGAACCCGGTGGCAAGGACTACGGCGTACCCAGTGCCAAGGTGCGTTTCTACGGAAACGTGCGCAGGCACGGGATGGTGTCGCCGACGGTGTTCTGGCCGATTCCGCGGGTGTACTCCGGACTGGTCCGCATCGACCGGTACGAGACGTCGCCGTGGCCGACGGACGCCGCGTTCCGCGATGAGGTGTTCAGGCTCATCGACATCGGATTCGCACAGCGGCGCAAGACCTCCCGCAACGCGTTCGCCGACTGGGCGGGTTCGGGCAACGAGTCGGCCGAGCGGCTGCTGGCCGCCAGCATCGACCCGTCGCGCCGTGGCGAGACGCTCGGCATCGCGGACTTCGTCCGGCTGCTGCAGCGGGCCAAGGAAGCCGAGGGCGAGGCCGCGGCAAAGGTCGAAGCGGCGCAACAGGCCTAG
- a CDS encoding DUF4189 domain-containing protein — protein MGAGVIAAGITAGTAWAGGPGGYVEDPEDIFAAVGTGEFIDTIAGFTATGDTSEEASAAVIAACQNAGGVECTADEVTNDNLCIVSVASDSNHVVAGGAGATVEAARQDAFNRAAANNTPLDADSPVVVSACP, from the coding sequence TTGGGCGCGGGCGTTATTGCTGCCGGGATTACCGCGGGCACCGCGTGGGCGGGTGGTCCCGGTGGTTATGTCGAGGACCCCGAAGATATTTTTGCTGCTGTCGGCACCGGCGAATTCATCGACACCATAGCGGGTTTCACCGCTACCGGTGATACGAGCGAAGAGGCCTCGGCGGCGGTGATCGCCGCCTGCCAGAACGCGGGAGGTGTGGAGTGCACCGCTGACGAGGTGACCAACGACAACCTCTGCATCGTGTCCGTCGCGAGCGACAGCAACCACGTGGTGGCCGGCGGTGCCGGGGCGACGGTCGAGGCTGCCCGTCAGGATGCATTCAACCGGGCGGCGGCGAACAACACCCCGCTCGATGCGGATTCCCCCGTCGTCGTATCGGCGTGCCCGTGA
- a CDS encoding resuscitation-promoting factor, with protein sequence MDALNKIHESRSPLLRGVVGALLVTLTAAGGYAVGSHKTVTLSVDGAPMTVTTMKSRVIDVVEENGFAVGDRDDLYPAADESVHQADTIVLRRSRPLQLSLDGNDSKQVWTTASTVDEALAQLKMTDKAPAAASRGSRVPLGGMALPVVSAKTVRIDDGGVVQTVHLAAPNVAGLLAAAGAPLEQNDTVVPAASAPVTEGMQVQVTRMRIEKVTERVPLAPGNKRIEDVELNMSRQIVEDPGAPGTQDVTYAVAKVNGVETGRLPVANVVIDPARDGVLRVGAKPGTEVPPVTNGSAWDALSQCEAGGNWAINTGNGFYGGVQFDQNTWERQGGLRYAPRADLATREEQIAIATVTQARQGWGAWPVCSGRIGAR encoded by the coding sequence GTGGACGCGCTCAACAAAATTCATGAATCCCGATCACCGCTGCTGCGAGGCGTGGTGGGAGCCCTGCTGGTCACACTGACCGCCGCCGGGGGTTACGCCGTCGGATCGCACAAGACCGTCACGCTGAGCGTCGACGGCGCACCGATGACCGTGACGACGATGAAGTCCCGGGTGATCGATGTCGTCGAGGAGAACGGATTCGCGGTCGGCGATCGCGACGATCTCTACCCCGCTGCCGACGAGTCCGTGCACCAGGCCGACACCATCGTCCTGCGCCGCAGCCGGCCGCTGCAATTGTCGTTGGACGGTAACGACAGCAAGCAGGTGTGGACCACCGCCTCGACCGTGGATGAGGCCCTGGCGCAGCTGAAGATGACCGACAAGGCACCTGCCGCGGCATCCCGCGGCAGCAGGGTGCCGCTGGGCGGTATGGCACTGCCCGTGGTGAGCGCCAAGACGGTCCGGATCGACGACGGTGGCGTCGTGCAGACGGTCCACCTGGCCGCCCCGAATGTGGCCGGTCTGCTCGCCGCCGCAGGGGCGCCGCTGGAGCAGAACGACACCGTGGTTCCGGCGGCATCAGCCCCGGTCACCGAGGGTATGCAGGTTCAGGTGACCCGTATGCGCATCGAGAAGGTCACCGAGCGTGTGCCGTTGGCCCCGGGCAACAAGCGGATCGAAGATGTCGAGCTGAACATGAGCCGCCAGATCGTCGAGGACCCGGGCGCCCCCGGCACCCAGGACGTGACCTATGCGGTGGCCAAGGTGAACGGTGTGGAGACCGGCAGGCTGCCAGTAGCCAATGTCGTGATCGACCCGGCGCGCGACGGCGTGCTGCGGGTCGGAGCAAAGCCGGGCACCGAAGTTCCGCCGGTTACCAACGGCTCCGCCTGGGATGCGCTCTCGCAGTGTGAAGCGGGAGGTAACTGGGCTATCAACACTGGTAACGGGTTCTACGGCGGCGTTCAATTCGATCAAAACACCTGGGAGCGACAGGGTGGTCTGCGGTATGCTCCGAGGGCCGATCTGGCGACTAGAGAAGAGCAGATTGCGATTGCTACGGTGACGCAGGCCCGGCAGGGATGGGGAGCTTGGCCAGTGTGTAGTGGGAGGATTGGGGCGCGCTGA
- a CDS encoding TatD family hydrolase, whose protein sequence is MGSKRSAREKPPAPEPLAPLVDAHTHLDACGAQTAQDVRAIMDRAAAVGVGQAVTIADDLDSARWVTTAVEADERVFGAVALHPTRANALDDAAKAELERLAAHPRVVAVGETGLDLYWPGKLDGCATPAEQREGFAWHIDLAKRTGKPLMIHNRDADAEVLDVLRAEGAPETVIFHCFSSGPEMAHICVEAGWVLSLSGTVSFKNASELREAARLIPPGQLLVETDAPFLTPHPFRGAPNEPYCLPYTVRALAELLERPALEVASETAATAARVYGLNGSGRA, encoded by the coding sequence GTGGGTTCGAAACGCTCAGCCAGGGAGAAGCCGCCAGCCCCCGAGCCGTTGGCTCCGCTGGTCGATGCACACACCCATCTAGACGCCTGCGGTGCGCAGACCGCTCAGGACGTCCGCGCGATCATGGATCGTGCGGCCGCCGTCGGGGTGGGCCAGGCGGTCACCATCGCCGATGATCTGGACTCGGCGCGCTGGGTGACCACGGCCGTGGAGGCCGATGAGCGGGTGTTCGGGGCGGTGGCGTTGCATCCCACCCGGGCCAATGCGCTCGACGATGCGGCCAAGGCGGAGCTGGAGCGGCTGGCCGCCCATCCGCGTGTGGTGGCGGTCGGGGAGACGGGGTTGGACCTGTACTGGCCGGGCAAGTTGGACGGCTGCGCGACGCCGGCCGAGCAGCGCGAGGGCTTCGCCTGGCACATCGACCTGGCCAAGCGCACCGGTAAGCCGCTGATGATCCACAACCGCGACGCCGATGCCGAGGTGCTCGACGTGCTGCGCGCCGAAGGGGCGCCCGAGACAGTGATCTTCCACTGTTTTTCCTCGGGACCGGAGATGGCCCACATCTGTGTCGAGGCCGGCTGGGTGCTGAGCCTTTCGGGCACGGTCAGCTTCAAAAATGCCTCTGAGCTGCGCGAAGCTGCCCGGCTGATCCCGCCCGGCCAGCTGCTGGTCGAGACCGACGCGCCGTTTTTGACTCCTCACCCGTTCCGCGGAGCACCGAACGAGCCGTACTGCCTGCCATACACTGTGCGGGCACTCGCAGAGTTGCTGGAGCGGCCCGCCCTGGAGGTCGCGTCCGAGACCGCAGCCACTGCGGCGCGGGTGTACGGACTTAACGGGAGCGGCCGGGCCTAG
- a CDS encoding 4-(cytidine 5'-diphospho)-2-C-methyl-D-erythritol kinase — translation MSASDGSTASEWVPTGSVTVRVPGKVNLYLAVGDERDDGYHDLTTVFHAVSLLDEVTVRNADMLSLTVEGEGVESVPTDERNLAWRAAELLAEHVGRSPDVAISIDKSIPVAGGMAGGSADAAAVLVAMNTLWELGVPRRDLHALAAQLGSDVPFALHGGTALGTGRGEELATVLARSTFHWVLAFAHKGLSTPKVFGELDRLRADTSTGGPPRAEEPEPVLAALASGDPAELAVLLGNDLQPAALSLYPDLRRTLRAGVEAGALAGIVSGSGPTCAFLCPSSTSAVDVGAELAGAGVCRTVRVASGPVSGARVVPEPSTSP, via the coding sequence GTGTCAGCATCTGACGGCAGTACCGCGTCCGAGTGGGTCCCCACCGGTTCTGTCACCGTGCGCGTCCCCGGCAAGGTGAATCTGTACCTGGCCGTCGGCGATGAGCGCGACGACGGTTACCACGACCTCACCACGGTGTTCCACGCCGTGTCGCTCCTGGACGAGGTGACGGTGCGCAACGCCGACATGTTGTCGCTGACGGTCGAGGGGGAGGGCGTGGAGTCGGTGCCCACCGACGAGCGCAACCTGGCCTGGCGCGCCGCCGAGCTGCTGGCCGAGCACGTGGGCCGGTCGCCGGACGTCGCGATCAGCATCGACAAGTCGATCCCGGTGGCCGGCGGCATGGCCGGCGGCAGTGCGGACGCGGCCGCGGTGCTGGTGGCGATGAACACGCTGTGGGAGCTCGGGGTGCCCAGGCGCGATCTGCACGCCCTGGCCGCCCAGCTGGGCAGCGACGTCCCGTTCGCGCTGCACGGCGGCACGGCGCTGGGCACCGGCCGCGGTGAAGAGCTGGCCACGGTGCTGGCCCGAAGCACCTTCCACTGGGTGCTGGCATTCGCGCACAAGGGCTTGTCCACCCCGAAGGTGTTCGGCGAACTGGACCGGTTGCGTGCGGACACCTCGACAGGAGGCCCGCCGCGGGCCGAGGAGCCTGAGCCGGTGCTGGCCGCGCTGGCGTCCGGTGATCCGGCCGAACTCGCTGTGCTGCTGGGCAACGACCTGCAGCCGGCGGCACTGAGCCTGTACCCCGACCTGCGCCGGACGCTGCGTGCCGGTGTGGAGGCCGGCGCGCTGGCCGGCATCGTGTCCGGGTCGGGTCCGACGTGCGCGTTCCTGTGCCCGTCTTCGACGTCTGCGGTGGACGTCGGCGCGGAGCTGGCCGGGGCGGGGGTGTGCCGGACGGTGCGGGTGGCCAGCGGCCCGGTGAGCGGTGCCCGGGTCGTCCCGGAGCCGTCGACGTCGCCCTGA
- the gdhA gene encoding NADP-specific glutamate dehydrogenase, whose amino-acid sequence MAGLHEKLQAIYEEVGQRNAGEQEFHQAVYEVLTSLGPVVAKHPEYADGAIIRRLCEPERQIIFRVPWHDDSGAAQINRGFRVEFNSALGPFKGGLRFHPSVYLGIVKFLGFEQIFKNSLTGLPIGGGKGGSDFDPKGRSDAEIMRFCQSFMTELYRHIGEYTDVPAGDIGVGMREIGYLFGQYKRITNRYESGVLTGKGLTWGGSQVRTEATGYGTVFFVDEILRSSGQSFEGKQVVVSGSGNVAIYAIEKVHALGGTVVACSDSGGYVRDEKGIDLDLLKEVKELRRGRIEDYAEARGGAAEVVTGRSVWEVPCDIALPCATQNEVSGTDATMLINSGCQIVAEGANMPCTPEAVKFFEEAGVRFAPGKAANAGGVATSALEMQQNASRDSWNFDDTEARLAEIMRRIHDRCLATADEYGQPGNYVAGANIAGFIRVADAMLALGLV is encoded by the coding sequence ATGGCTGGACTACATGAGAAACTGCAGGCGATCTACGAGGAAGTAGGGCAGCGCAACGCCGGCGAGCAGGAGTTCCACCAGGCCGTCTACGAGGTGCTGACCAGCCTCGGCCCCGTGGTCGCCAAGCATCCCGAGTACGCCGACGGCGCCATCATCCGCCGGCTGTGCGAGCCCGAGCGCCAGATCATCTTCCGCGTGCCGTGGCACGACGACTCCGGCGCCGCGCAGATCAACCGCGGCTTCCGCGTCGAGTTCAACTCGGCGCTGGGACCGTTCAAGGGCGGCCTGCGATTCCACCCGTCGGTCTACCTCGGCATCGTGAAGTTCCTGGGCTTCGAGCAGATCTTCAAGAACTCGCTGACCGGCCTGCCGATCGGCGGCGGCAAGGGCGGATCGGACTTCGACCCCAAGGGCCGCTCCGATGCCGAGATCATGCGGTTCTGCCAGTCCTTCATGACCGAGCTCTACCGCCACATCGGCGAGTACACCGATGTCCCGGCCGGCGACATCGGCGTCGGCATGCGTGAAATCGGTTACCTGTTCGGCCAGTACAAGCGGATCACCAACCGCTACGAATCCGGTGTGCTCACCGGCAAGGGGCTCACCTGGGGCGGATCGCAGGTCCGCACCGAGGCCACCGGATACGGCACCGTCTTCTTCGTCGACGAGATCCTCCGTTCCAGCGGGCAGTCCTTCGAGGGCAAGCAGGTCGTGGTGTCCGGCTCGGGCAACGTGGCGATCTACGCGATCGAGAAGGTGCACGCGCTGGGCGGGACCGTCGTGGCCTGCTCGGACTCCGGCGGCTACGTGCGCGACGAGAAGGGCATCGACCTCGACCTGCTCAAGGAGGTCAAAGAGCTGCGCCGGGGCCGCATCGAGGACTACGCGGAGGCCCGTGGCGGCGCGGCCGAGGTCGTGACAGGCCGCAGTGTGTGGGAGGTGCCGTGCGACATCGCGCTGCCCTGCGCCACCCAGAACGAGGTCTCCGGCACCGACGCGACCATGCTGATCAACTCCGGCTGCCAGATCGTGGCCGAGGGCGCCAACATGCCGTGTACCCCCGAGGCGGTGAAGTTCTTCGAGGAGGCAGGGGTGAGGTTCGCCCCGGGCAAGGCCGCCAACGCGGGCGGCGTGGCCACCAGCGCGCTGGAGATGCAGCAGAACGCCTCGCGGGATTCGTGGAACTTCGACGACACCGAGGCGCGGCTGGCCGAGATCATGCGGCGCATCCACGACCGGTGCCTGGCCACCGCCGACGAGTACGGCCAGCCGGGCAACTACGTGGCGGGCGCCAACATCGCGGGCTTCATCCGGGTGGCCGACGCGATGCTCGCGCTGGGGCTGGTCTAA